In the genome of Nitrospirota bacterium, one region contains:
- the ispD gene encoding 2-C-methyl-D-erythritol 4-phosphate cytidylyltransferase yields the protein MSKVTALIPAAGAGKRMGKGTAKQFLLLGDKPLLAHTLLAFQRAPEIDEIIPIISREDMEGCLRDVIEQYRITKVKTLVVGGKERQDSVLHGLQKIGEDTAVVLVHDGVRPFVTPEMISEAVGLAKKGECVAVGVPIKDTIKEVDENKIVCRTLERGTLWAIQTPQAFPAKILRRAYEESYKQKMFGTDDATLVERTGGTVRVIMGSYENIKITTPEDLILAEEILKRR from the coding sequence ACGGCGAAACAGTTTTTGCTGCTCGGAGACAAACCCTTGCTGGCGCATACCCTGCTCGCGTTCCAACGCGCCCCGGAGATCGATGAGATCATCCCCATCATTTCCCGGGAAGACATGGAGGGCTGTCTGCGCGATGTGATCGAACAGTACCGGATTACCAAGGTGAAGACCCTGGTCGTAGGCGGCAAGGAACGTCAGGATTCCGTATTGCATGGTTTGCAGAAGATCGGGGAGGACACGGCGGTCGTGCTCGTTCATGACGGCGTGCGGCCTTTTGTGACGCCTGAAATGATAAGTGAAGCCGTGGGCCTTGCTAAAAAGGGAGAATGTGTCGCCGTGGGCGTGCCGATCAAGGACACGATCAAGGAAGTGGATGAGAATAAGATCGTATGCCGCACCCTGGAACGGGGGACGCTCTGGGCGATCCAAACACCGCAGGCTTTCCCGGCCAAGATACTCAGGCGCGCTTACGAGGAATCGTACAAGCAGAAAATGTTCGGGACCGACGACGCCACGCTCGTGGAGCGAACGGGCGGCACGGTGCGGGTGATCATGGGGAGCTACGAGAACATCAAGATCACCACGCCCGAGGACCTGATCCTTGCTGAGGAAATACTGAAGAGAAGGTAG